One Rosa chinensis cultivar Old Blush chromosome 5, RchiOBHm-V2, whole genome shotgun sequence genomic region harbors:
- the LOC112163806 gene encoding uncharacterized protein LOC112163806, which translates to MEEVKLICLDERWVSIAIDNRDDLGDVGSLHFKFLEQVLPHCSKDQLVHIEKSTKGKDLSPITDKLWKKFFERDFGVKATDEVIEKMKIKKVSFKWSELYHAKLKRMEEAEKEAGERLKNLYQKESARKRSRQVRVLDKVPPSSSSNKRSGSNAGSKLMKKVRKEYLNCLEVKNLEAVKMKRTAQCSGLIKKPRTTLQAANVF; encoded by the coding sequence ATGGAAGAGGTAAAGTTGATATGTCTTGATGAGCGTTGGGTCTCCATTGCAATAGACAATCGAGACGATCTTGGGGATGTTGGGTCCCTCCACTTCAAGTTTCTGGAGCAGGTCTTACCACACTGCTCCAAAGACCAGTTGGTTCACATCGAGAAGAGCACCAAAGGTAAAGATCTGAGTCCCATCACCGACAAGCTGTGGAAGAAGTTCTTCGAGAGAGATTTCGGTGTTAAAGCCACAGATGAGGTGATCGAGAAGATGAAGATCAAGAAAGTGAGTTTCAAATGGTCGGAATTGTACCACGCCAAGTTGAAGAGAATGGAAGAGGCTGAGAAAGAAGCGGGTGAAAGGTTGAAGAATCTGTATCAGAAAGAAAGCGCCCGGAAACGAAGCCGGCAAGTTAGGGTTTTGGATAAGGTTccaccttcttcttcaagcAATAAAAGAAGTGGATCCAACGCAGGGAGCAAACTGATgaagaaagtgaggaaagagtaTCTGAATtgtttggaggtgaaaaatCTTGAAGCTGTGAAGATGAAGAGAACTGCCCAGTGTTCTGGTCTCATCAAAAAGCCAAGAACGACTCTTCAAGCTGCTAACGTCTTTTGA
- the LOC121049244 gene encoding protein OSB3, chloroplastic/mitochondrial-like: MESVDFDKVLFFGFLLTICLAWNLSLSLNSNSDTRQKVASEKDDMNESQKDILVWKNILVWKDLLAKPHEWWDVRSKEGSPKAAAFERKSNGELRMIDDSTPEVSLTLPYANFDFLNVGCSTSLLIICISMLCH, from the exons ATGGAGTCTGTTGATTTTGACAAAGTCTTGTTCTTTGGCTTCCTACTTACAATTTGCTTGGCATGGAATCTATCACTCAGTTTGAATTCCAACAGTGATACTAGGCAGAAAG TGGCAAGTGAGAAGGATGATATGAATGAATCACAGAAAGATATCCTAGTGTGGAAAAATATCCTTGTGTGGAAAGATCTCCTTGCCAAGCCTCATGAGTGGTGGGACGTCAGATCGAAAGAG GGTTCCCCAAAGGCTGCAGCCTTCGAGCGTAAGAGTAATGGCGAATTACGTATGATTGATGATTCAACTCCCGAGGTTTCTCTCACTCTCCCTTACGCCAATTTCGATTTTCTTAATGTGGGTTGCTCCACTTCTTTATTAATCATCTGCATCTCTATGCTATGTCACTGA